The following nucleotide sequence is from Bactrocera oleae isolate idBacOlea1 chromosome 2, idBacOlea1, whole genome shotgun sequence.
tgtatgattattTCGCTCCTGTAATCTTTTTATCTatccgtttgtatatacgcgaagagCCTaagttttttgagatatcgaactaaaattttgaacacgtaATTTTTTCCCCAAAAAGCAGCTATTTATCAGAATTGCCATTATCGGACCATGCCATATCGGCTATATGCcattagctgccatacaaactgatcgatcaaaatcctgtacttgtataaataatttttttatttctcgagatatctttacaatcGGCATAGTTATTGCTCAAAGCATatagaatctccgaaggaattgttcagatcggaccactatggcatatatgtatgtagctgccatacaatctgatcaatcaaaatcctGTCTTTGTTTGGAATCccttgtatttatgaagggtattataacttcggtgcaaccgaaattaacgtgttttcttgcttaatcttttatttattatccttttatttttcaattaactcTTTCTTCAGGTTTTTCCTTCCACATAGTCAATATTAGCAGAAACGAACAAGAAATACTAGAGATaacaatataccatatgtatattcatatatgtatgataaaaatatgtatttatataacgcCACAGGTTTCCCTAGAAAGTCCtataggaaatataaatatttaatagtttttattgtATTCCCGCCTCTTAAAAAGAATATATGTTATCTCTTTTaacttaaaactaaattttaaacacaaataattttaaatttaaagttaattcacaatttttcttaattcctcattaaaataatttttggagcaTTAACattaaaccagagaacgtaaatgaatttatttacgttctctgataatacaaaatttcttaCGATCAAAACTTTATGGGTCTAATTAGTACCAACTTGATTAATTTTCGCTAAGAAATATTGCTTTAACACAAAAACATGTGGCATCACTTAAGAGCATTAAATGTCAACTGTTATTTCGTTTTGTTTACTTATTCGTAGTTTAGCCATTCATCCTTTATTCAGCGGTTTACATATTCTCATTCGTTCATTTTTCCAACACATATGCTATTGACGTTTGCCTGTCATTGACTTAGCACACGTAAAAACAACAGCGTATGAATAACAGCAGACAAGAGTTCTGCAAATAATCATTCTTTAGTGTtgtataaattattacaaaaaccgttttccacttaatttgaaagaatttttaatggAGAGACGTTAATAACTGCAAAGTTTTAGTGTATTTTGTGTGAAAGAAAAGCCCAATTTGACTAGTTCAACGTCGAGTGGGAGAAAATAAAAAGTGCTTATAATGCACACAGCGGTCTTTTGGCGTAACGGAGGTGAACacaaatatacaagttttttatttacactttcGAATAAATCCAAAATACATGAACTGTGCTAACTGTTAAGAAATTTGTgtgaataaaaaacaaacttttaataAGGGCTGCCAATTACAGCCAGTCACATGCAGAACAACGAGGGAGGTTGTCTTGCagcttttggttttttttatgttagcCGGCCATcgaaaaaaactcaaaatttcatGGCCacataaattgtaatttttaactGGTGCTGTGTAAAGAATCAAATGCAAATGCCTTgactgtaaaattttaattaaattaagaagttTTGGACCTTTGTTAATTGCTTGAAGtgataatgaaaaatttctCACATTCTTATTGctgtaaattgtttttaatgaaaatgtttaaaacttaatattaaaataaatattaattgtgcacagttcttagtgaaaaaagctccaatataaataaaaattttgtctgaaaaaatgtgcaaaaaatttTCCCATACCGGGAATCGAACCCGGGCCTTCTGGGTGAAAGCCAGATATCCTAGCCACTAGACCATATGGGATCTTACACATTATGTGCAGCGTGTATATTTTGTTGTAGagtgattttaattttacttcacccaacttattaaaatatgttcatatgacGTCTTATCTATATTAATATTGCATAAAAGGTGTTAATCAGaccattaatatttaaatatatttttgttgttgtctattatttttatacccttaacacgGTATATTAAatctgccacgaagtttgtaacaccccgaaggaaacgtcggagaccctattaaatatatacatatataaaaatgatcaacatgatgagcttagttgatttagccatgttcgtctgttcattcgtctgtttgtatatatgtgtactaGTCCATATGTTTTaacatatcgatctgaaattatgcGCAAGTCCTCTTCTCCTCAAGATGATTCTCTTTTCCGGAAACGGAACCGAAATCAAAACACAGtagcatatagcggccataccaactgatcgttgaaaattttcaaatcggatcactatagtcatacaaattgaacgaccAAAATCTAGTTgctgtatggaaacttttttttttatttatgacggGTATTCTACCTTAAGTGTAACCGAAGCtcacattttttcttcttttttaacgTCGCTCTTATCGATCGAAATTGATAAAATGTACATACTACAAATTATTGTTAACTATTAGTTGAAGTAGAAGAAAGTGGCCACTGCAGtagtttgttaaatattttgacaTTATATAAGTCTTAACATATTTATTCCTAATGCACATGACTAGGgtcaataaaagttaaattactTCAGTTAGTTGTGTGTATATTTACCTTTGTGTGAACAAATGCTTCTAaatttatgacaatttattgttCGCTCTGAAGCTTAGAGATCTGAACTTGTCATGCGATTTCTGTTAACTTTTATAGGTGAacattctatatacatatgcaaatactcTAACTACTTTAAAGCATTTTTCTGATAGTTTTTAAGTATTAAGATTATAAACAGTAAagtatttttactaaaaaacgGGCTATACTTTtgaaatatgtacacatgtttttCGACGAAACCATTATCACATCTTTTTAACATCTGTGTAAATAGTGGCtgtgtatatttatgtgcaATAAACAAAGCTGGTCCAAATACTTTGCTCCATATTAATGGCTGATGATAAGActtctaatatttttgttaacattttttttttaaatcgttgtCTAAGACTTTTCCAACGTCAGACTGGACTGAATGTGCATTTTAACTAGCCAAAGACTGTTTACTTGGCGTCAATAACAAAATCCAGAATCCATctcttaattaaatattaattaagaaattgaaaatttactaTAAACAGAGTAAAATATGGAGAAACTGATGAGTTAGCTTCCTTGTACTTTTACCTACCAGATTTTACCATTTAGTAAACATTCAGttatattattgcttttatCTAGATATTATTTTAAAGTGCTGTTATAAAACAGTTTACGATTTTATAATAGCacataattattttaacttaGTTTCTCATGTTTAGACCTTACGTTCCATACAACtataatacaacaaaaagttgATTTCgattttccaaaacaaaaagttttttttttagttctcacgggttatatacatacatacatacatagctataGTAATACCttactatattttattgtattagcTGATAAGTGAAAAAGTTGTTAACGTAGGCTTCTAAAGTCAGACtcgtgttaattttgtaatgaATTCAGCTGGAAGCACGCTGTGTCTTGACCTACTTTTATTACAACGGATTTATCTTTAACttataatgaaattttgtatattgaATGCTAATGCCATAtactatctctctctctcttgtaAATTCTTACAGATATACTAGAAGGTCTCCGCCCGGGTTCACCTAAGCCGGGTCACATAGAACGCGTCGATTCTGCAAAGAGCACCGACAATGCACAAGCCGAAGCAAATAAAAGTGACGATCCCGTCATTACACAACGTTTCCTCAAAATCAATGTACGCCATATCACGGATGGACAAGGTGTTGTGGGTGGTGTCCTTTTGGTCACACCTAACGCCGTTATGTTCGATCCGAATGTCTCCGATCCGTTAGTGATTGAACATGGACCGGAGAGTTACGGTGTAATTGCACCTATGGAATTGGTGGTGAATGCAGCCATCTTTCACGATATAGCGCATATGCGTGTGTCTGGCGGTATAAATACCGAACAAAATGAAAATGCCGAAATCTACTATCCACAAGCAGTATTAGAAGCGAAACAGGCTAAAGAAGCCAAAGAGCGAGGAGATGAAGGTGATGGCGGTGCGCGCAAGCAAAGCGCTACAGGTGTGTACATAATTgcgtaaacaaataaaatatgcactGCTACATTATTCAAATCACTTAATATACTTACGTATTTAACAAACAGGTGGTTCTATGGAGACATGTGACGATCAGGAGTCGTTATGCTCTAACACGGGCGAACGTGAGGTTAGTAAATACTTCACATTTCCATATGCATACATGAAATGATGATATAATGCACTTTAATGTTTAGCAAAAAGACGCAGAGAAGTGTGTAGAAGCCAAAGAAGAAAGTGCTAAGACTGATAATGAGGTCAACACGAAAGCCAACAAAACCGAAGACGATGCTGATGCAAATGATTTGAAGAAAACCCTTAACCTCACCGATTCACGCACCACACTGGAGGAAAGACGCAAAAGTCTATTGGATCACCATTGGGCCATACCGAGCAAAGATCGGTAAGCGATCAGCATTCGATTAACCAACATTTAGCATTCTATTTTTGCATGCATTTATCTACGTTTATGTACTGGTATACGTCTCTGTGCTTGTCTCACCTTTACCACGTAAATTTTCTTGTGTAACTTTCGTGTATTGGTTTAAATAATGTATGAGCAATTCAGGGTTACTATCTAGTGTTCTGCGTCACTTACGGAAGTGTTTATGTTGCCCTTCATATATTCTGACAGAGCTAAAAAGAAACAATTTCgttagcaaaaaatttaatttgctggCTGAAAGATAAATCATTAgcaatatgtagtatatataatagaaaatcGCAAAGTTTATCGTAAAAGAAAGCTTTATCTGGCACCATTGCAAATTCCAATACGATTACTATATACGTAAGGCTTTGTTTACCAACATCAATCATGTAGCGAGTATCTTTTTCGCTTCTTTGataacaaaatcaaattaaattcagTAAATATTTAACACTCAGATGATTAAAACTGCGCAGAATTCAATGATATTcgaatttgtatgcattttataACGGTATATTTGATTGTTTTGtagaaaaactataatttttttgtgaaatttttaggaaattaaaaatttattactttttaaaagtaatacgatatgcaaatttaaattttaattcaattaagttGTTCCAAATTAGTGCAGgcctcaaaatttttataagaaaacacATTTGCAATTATTTGAAGCCATTTCGCTGCAAAATAACTTCTTTGCCAAAGTGTGCTCTAGTCTTTCTTGCTTTCTAACAAGCTGGCACCACCTTTTCCGCGTAACCATCGGCTAACGCTAATGACATCTttcctataaaaaaataatttttaaaatcagctTACCAATTAGCACTAATCAAAAATAGATCGTAATAAAAGTGAGTCGTAAATTATTgacgtaaatttaacttttgttcACTATTCCTGCTGTCTCGTGCTTCTCTTTTCGCACGCTGACTAATAACCACGCATGCCAAGACAGCGAgcgcgtgtatgtgtgtctatATACGATAATTGGTAGTATTTATTTACCAAATGAAGTCGCAaaacattgaaattttaattttataaatttttattttcctatattttcatatgTGAATTGTGAAATCgcttcacatacacacacacacattttgtgtatgaaaacaaaaatccgaAAAAACCCGACATCGATTGGCCACAACTATCCACACATAATTATTAActgtttacttttaattatgTGAAACTCCTAccaatattattttacaactGCTACTCTCCATCATTTGCCTCCATAACGAAACGTTCTTAATGGAACGTAATTTGAATACCATCACAACAACATACGCGTGCActtacttcaaaaaaaaaaataataatattgtataaaattcgaaaaaattgtaaaaattcagCCTCTATTATCTTAATTCCCGAAGATCATCGGAAGACGAAGGCGACAACGAATCGCAAACGACCATTGATAGCGGTGCCCGTGGGCAGGATCCACACTCGGCCACCTCCTCGATTAGCGGCATTGGTGCGGCTAGTGGCGCTTTGCATTTGCCTGGCGGTCTGGCGCTCGCCGATCTAGAACACCTGGAGGAGCTAGCTAAGCAATCGTGCTATGACTCGGGCATCGATATACGTGAACCCATTGCAAATTTGCAGCCCATACCAAAGAAGACCGTATATAGTGATGCCGATATTGTGCTGAGCTCCGATTGGGTGCCACCGAAGACCATCTCGCCGACACTAATGAGCGAATCGCCGCCGCGCAGCTCAGTGCTGAGCGCACAAAACCTTGACGCGGGCACGGTTGGTGGACGCAAGAAGACCACTAGCGTCAGCTTCAGCGTTGACGATAACAATAGCGAGCAACAGGCTGTGGCGGCGGTGACAGCGGCATCCGCACAGGGTGACAAGAATGCTGAGAAGAAGAATAAAGTATAagctaaatgaaataaaagtgtgttagaaaaaatgaaatgacaatatttttatgcttttgcaGATGTTGAAACGCTTATCATATCCCTTGGCTTGGATGGAAGGCCTAACTGGAGAAGCTGGCGGACCTCCGGGCACTGGTGGCAGCCTCGGCAAGTCGGCGGACTCTGAATCGGCGCCCAACACGGGCGATTCGAATCAAAGCGTATTTTCGAAAGTATTTTCAAGGTGAGTTCAGCGTCATATAAGCGGTTTACAAACAGTTTTACAGTTATTGAAACTCATATactgtttttagtttaattagtaatattgtaagaaatttatgataaacaaaaaaataattggtataaaattttttcctttgaTTTTCTTCCTTTCCAAAAATCTGaacgaaattatttttcaaacactGCTCACTGAACTTGCGGCGAttggaatatttttattattatcttatttttttttttgtaaaaaatacgaCTACcccaaacacatatatattacatatttatataaattataaatatatatttttattcaatacctAACGTGCACTTACCAAATACCAACCATTAAACGCCCGTACAAATGAACACACCATGCTGCCACCTAAACATTTTCGTTTACCTTTTTTTCAACCTGAAATCTAACACACAActgcatacaaaaacaacaattattattttgttttgattcgAATACTCACAGTTCACCCATTACTTTGGTCTCAGAGTTGGGtggcaatttattttcaaaaacaccGTCCGAAGACTCTGGTGGCTCACCAGTGCCACCACTGACTCCGCATTCAACTCATTCCGAGGGTCATATTTCCATTGGGTAAGAATTAGTTGCTTTGTTGCATTTAACTTCGAATATCGAATATTGACTAATAGCATTGGCCACGAGTACTGTTACGTTTcgcaagcaaaacaaaaaatttgaagttcAATGGGTTTTTTAAGTGCTTGTTTGTCGTTTCACTGTCCgccaaacaaatatttgtttatacaaCTTTTTGTTACTTTGTAATGCTCGAATCAATTGTATGCTCGATATTTTTTcgtcaatacaaaaattatctaattttGCATTTAATATCGAAATCTATCCCAGTTGTGCTTTCGCTCTAAAGccattttcctttaat
It contains:
- the mtd gene encoding nuclear receptor coactivator 7 isoform X7; amino-acid sequence: MFDPNVSDPLVIEHGPESYGVIAPMELVVNAAIFHDIAHMRVSGGINTEQNENAEIYYPQAVLEAKQAKEAKERGDEGDGGARKQSATGGSMETCDDQESLCSNTGEREQKDAEKCVEAKEESAKTDNEVNTKANKTEDDADANDLKKTLNLTDSRTTLEERRKSLLDHHWAIPSKDRLYYLNSRRSSEDEGDNESQTTIDSGARGQDPHSATSSISGIGAASGALHLPGGLALADLEHLEELAKQSCYDSGIDIREPIANLQPIPKKTVYSDADIVLSSDWVPPKTISPTLMSESPPRSSVLSAQNLDAGTVGGRKKTTSVSFSVDDNNSEQQAVAAVTAASAQGDKNAEKKNKMLKRLSYPLAWMEGLTGEAGGPPGTGGSLGKSADSESAPNTGDSNQSVFSKVFSRRSSIGTFMRPQSSEGTASTTKLKDVKQQPKLDYRSMVSVDDKPELFISVDKLIPRPARACPDPPLYLRLRMGKPIGKAIPLPTSVMSYGKNKLRPEYWFSVPKNRVDELYRFINTWVQHLYGELNEEQIKARGFELIQDDTEWTKSGTSKSGRSGSQENEEISDLTRESWELIKAPFAKTYSIIKTAKHAASHEMDLLSGEVLSMSTDDYRKASLFATGSFDLDFPIPDLIGTTEILTEEHREKLCGHLPARAEGYSWSLIFSTSQHGFSLNSLYRKMQKLESPILIVIQDTENNVFGALTSCSLHVSDHFYGTGESLLYKFNPSFKVFHWTGENLYFIKGNMESLSIGAGDGRFGLWLDGDLNQGRSQSCSTYGNEPLAPQEDFVIKTLECWAFV
- the mtd gene encoding nuclear receptor coactivator 7 isoform X21, with translation MHTAVFWRNGDILEGLRPGSPKPGHIERVDSAKSTDNAQAEANKSDDPVITQRFLKINVRHITDGQGVVGGVLLVTPNAVMFDPNVSDPLVIEHGPESYGVIAPMELVVNAAIFHDIAHMRVSGGINTEQNENAEIYYPQAVLEAKQAKEAKERGDEGDGGARKQSATGGSMETCDDQESLCSNTGEREQKDAEKCVEAKEESAKTDNEVNTKANKTEDDADANDLKKTLNLTDSRTTLEERRKSLLDHHWAIPSKDRSSEDEGDNESQTTIDSGARGQDPHSATSSISGIGAASGALHLPGGLALADLEHLEELAKQSCYDSGIDIREPIANLQPIPKKTVYSDADIVLSSDWVPPKTISPTLMSESPPRSSVLSAQNLDAGTVGGRKKTTSVSFSVDDNNSEQQAVAAVTAASAQGDKNAEKKNKMLKRLSYPLAWMEGLTGEAGGPPGTGGSLGKSADSESAPNTGDSNQSVFSKVFSRRSSIGTFMRPQSSEGTASTTKLKDVKQQPKLDYRSMVSVDDKPELFISVDKLIPRPARACPDPPLYLRLRMGKPIGKAIPLPTSVMSYGKNKLRPEYWFSVPKNRVDELYRFINTWVQHLYGELNEEQIKARGFELIQDDTEWTKSGTSKSGRSGSQENEEISDLTRESWEVLSMSTDDYRKASLFATGSFDLDFPIPDLIGTTEILTEEHREKLCGHLPARAEGYSWSLIFSTSQHGFSLNSLYRKMQKLESPILIVIQDTENNVFGALTSCSLHVSDHFYGTGESLLYKFNPSFKVFHWTGENLYFIKGNMESLSIGAGDGRFGLWLDGDLNQGRSQSCSTYGNEPLAPQEDFVIKTLECWAFV
- the mtd gene encoding nuclear receptor coactivator 7 isoform X22, with translation MHTAVFWRNGDILEGLRPGSPKPGHIERVDSAKSTDNAQAEANKSDDPVITQRFLKINVRHITDGQGVVGGVLLVTPNAVMFDPNVSDPLVIEHGPESYGVIAPMELVVNAAIFHDIAHMRVSGGINTEQNENAEIYYPQAVLEAKQAKEAKERGDEGDGGARKQSATGGSMETCDDQESLCSNTGEREQKDAEKCVEAKEESAKTDNEVNTKANKTEDDADANDLKKTLNLTDSRTTLEERRKSLLDHHWAIPSKDRLYYLNSRRSSEDEGDNESQTTIDSGARGQDPHSATSSISGIGAASGALHLPGGLALADLEHLEELAKQSCYDSGIDIREPIANLQPIPKKTVYSDADIVLSSDWVPPKTISPTLMSESPPRSSVLSAQNLDAGTVGGRKKTTSVSFSVDDNNSEQQAVAAVTAASAQGDKNAEKKNKMLKRLSYPLAWMEGLTGEAGGPPGTGGSLGKSADSESAPNTGDSNQSVFSKVFSRRSSIGTFMRPQSSEGTASTTKLKDVKQQPKLDYRSMVSVDDKPELFISVDKLIPRPARACPDPPLYLRLRMGKPIGKAIPLPTSVMSYGKNKLRPEYWFSVPKNRVDELYRFINTWVQHLYGELNEEQIKARGFELIQDDTEWTKSGTSKSGRSGSQENEEISDLTRESWEVLSMSTDDYRKASLFATGSFDLDFPIPDLIGTTEILTEEHREKLCGHLPARAEGYSWSLIFSTSQHGFSLNSLYRKMQKLESPILIVIQDTENNVFGALTSCSLHVSDHFYGTGESLLYKFNPSFKVFHWTGENLYFIKGNMESLSIGAGDGRFGLWLDGDLNQGRSQSCSTYGNEPLAPQEDFVIKTLECWAFV
- the mtd gene encoding nuclear receptor coactivator 7 isoform X9; this translates as MHTAVFWRNGDILEGLRPGSPKPGHIERVDSAKSTDNAQAEANKSDDPVITQRFLKINVRHITDGQGVVGGVLLVTPNAVMFDPNVSDPLVIEHGPESYGVIAPMELVVNAAIFHDIAHMRVSGGINTEQNENAEIYYPQAVLEAKQAKEAKERGDEGDGGARKQSATGGSMETCDDQESLCSNTGEREQKDAEKCVEAKEESAKTDNEVNTKANKTEDDADANDLKKTLNLTDSRTTLEERRKSLLDHHWAIPSKDRLYYLNSRRSSEDEGDNESQTTIDSGARGQDPHSATSSISGIGAASGALHLPGGLALADLEHLEELAKQSCYDSGIDIREPIANLQPIPKKTVYSDADIVLSSDWVPPKTISPTLMSESPPRSSVLSAQNLDAGTVGGRKKTTSVSFSVDDNNSEQQAVAAVTAASAQGDKNAEKKNKMLKRLSYPLAWMEGLTGEAGGPPGTGGSLGKSADSESAPNTGDSNQSVFSKVFSRRSSIGTFMRPQSSEGTASTTKLKDVKQQPKLDYRSMVSVDDKPELFISVDKLIPRPARACPDPPLYLRLRMGKPIGKAIPLPTSVMSYGKNKLRPEYWFSVPKNRVDELYRFINTWVQHLYGELNEEQIKARGFELIQDDTEWTKSGTSKSGRSGSQENEEISDLTRESWELIKAPFAKTYSIIKTAKHAASHEMDLLSGEVLSMSTDDYRKASLFATGSFDLDFPIPDLIGTTEILTEEHREKLCGHLPARAEGYSWSLIFSTSQHGFSLNSLYRKMQKLESPILIVIQDTENNVFGALTSCSLHVSDHFYGTGESLLYKFNPSFKVFHWTGENLYFIKGNMESLSIGAGDGRFGLWLDGDLNQGRSQSCSTYGNEPLAPQEDFVIKTLECWAFV